From the Exiguobacterium aurantiacum genome, one window contains:
- a CDS encoding DUF1836 domain-containing protein, whose translation MKPHEIVKTEGTLPKQVLPTIDLYMDQVIQLFEQHYGKMKRSDDETILTKTMINNYAKGKLFHPVKNKKYTNEHLMLLSLIYEMKGLLSINDIKETLRPLNESDEGFSLEDFYDAYQVQKEQNMQAFEAQAETLLANVRTNETNGIQQSLAIASAVHMSHLFQRLAEQLIDESK comes from the coding sequence ATGAAACCGCATGAAATTGTAAAGACGGAAGGGACGTTGCCGAAGCAGGTGCTCCCGACGATCGACTTATATATGGACCAAGTCATCCAGCTGTTCGAGCAACATTACGGAAAGATGAAGCGGAGTGACGACGAGACGATTTTGACGAAGACGATGATCAACAACTACGCCAAAGGCAAGCTGTTCCATCCTGTCAAAAACAAGAAGTATACGAACGAGCACTTGATGTTGCTCAGCCTGATTTACGAGATGAAAGGACTCTTGTCAATCAACGACATCAAAGAGACGCTCCGGCCGTTGAACGAGTCGGACGAGGGCTTCTCGCTCGAGGACTTCTATGACGCCTACCAAGTTCAGAAGGAGCAGAACATGCAGGCGTTCGAGGCGCAAGCCGAGACGCTCCTCGCCAACGTGCGCACGAACGAGACGAACGGCATCCAACAATCGCTCGCCATCGCCTCGGCCGTCCATATGAGCCATTTGTTCCAACGGCTCGCCGAACAATTGATTGATGAAAGCAAATAA
- the trhA gene encoding PAQR family membrane homeostasis protein TrhA — protein sequence MNSIFREPINALTHLAGAVLAFIALIAMTVKASMLGEPLAIMAAILFGISLVFLYLSSGLYHSIIASPNVIAFFRRIDHAMIYALIAGTYAPLTLLALEGPTRWVLFGTVHALALFGIVFKLVWFHAPRFLSTALYIGMGWLSVFFIGPLHDVIGNAGIFWLILGGVMYTIGGLIYGFKPKFVNWRGWGFHEVFHLFILFGSFAHFVCVFWYVF from the coding sequence ATGAATTCGATTTTTCGGGAACCGATTAACGCACTGACCCATTTGGCTGGGGCCGTGCTCGCGTTCATCGCGTTGATTGCGATGACGGTGAAAGCGTCCATGCTCGGCGAACCGCTCGCCATTATGGCTGCGATTTTGTTTGGCATCAGCCTCGTCTTCCTCTATTTGTCGTCCGGTCTGTACCACAGCATCATCGCCTCACCGAACGTCATCGCCTTCTTCCGGAGAATCGATCATGCGATGATTTACGCCTTGATCGCCGGGACATACGCCCCGCTCACGTTGCTCGCGCTTGAGGGACCGACGCGCTGGGTGTTGTTCGGGACTGTCCACGCGCTCGCCTTGTTCGGCATCGTCTTCAAGCTCGTCTGGTTCCACGCGCCGCGTTTCTTGTCGACGGCACTTTATATCGGCATGGGCTGGTTGTCAGTCTTCTTCATCGGACCGCTTCATGACGTCATCGGCAACGCCGGCATCTTCTGGCTCATCCTCGGCGGCGTCATGTACACGATTGGCGGACTCATTTACGGCTTCAAGCCGAAGTTCGTCAACTGGCGCGGTTGGGGCTTCCACGAGGTGTTCCACTTGTTCATCTTGTTCGGCAGCTTCGCCCACTTCGTCTGCGTGTTCTGGTACGTTTTCTAA
- a CDS encoding DsbA family oxidoreductase, giving the protein MKIEVWSDYVCPFCYIGKRRLEEALEQFPHADNVEVEFKSFELDPNAPTTDSRSIYEVLAKKYSMPLEQAKTTTAQVAAQARTVGLDYDFDNMVVTGTLDSHRLTHYAKTVGKEKALSEALLKAYFVDAKHIGDHDVLVEIATSVGLDADAVRDVLASDIYTEDVRAEEKRASDLGITGVPFFVFDNKYGVSGAQPTEAFTQVLEKTWAESAPTLQVLSGGATCTDDNCDI; this is encoded by the coding sequence ATGAAAATTGAAGTTTGGTCAGATTACGTCTGCCCGTTCTGTTATATCGGCAAGCGCCGTTTAGAAGAAGCACTCGAACAGTTCCCGCACGCGGACAACGTCGAAGTCGAGTTCAAGAGTTTCGAGCTCGACCCGAACGCCCCGACGACGGACTCGCGCTCGATTTATGAAGTACTCGCCAAGAAGTACAGCATGCCGCTCGAACAGGCGAAAACGACGACGGCGCAAGTCGCCGCTCAGGCCCGCACGGTCGGACTCGATTACGACTTTGACAACATGGTCGTCACGGGCACGCTCGACTCGCACCGGTTGACGCACTATGCGAAGACGGTCGGCAAAGAGAAGGCCTTGTCGGAGGCGCTCCTCAAGGCGTACTTCGTCGACGCGAAACACATCGGCGACCATGACGTCCTCGTTGAGATCGCGACGAGTGTCGGACTCGATGCCGACGCCGTGAGAGATGTTCTTGCCTCTGACATCTACACAGAAGACGTCCGCGCTGAAGAGAAGCGTGCGAGCGACCTCGGCATCACCGGCGTCCCGTTCTTCGTCTTCGACAATAAATACGGCGTCTCTGGCGCGCAACCGACCGAGGCGTTCACGCAAGTGCTCGAGAAGACGTGGGCCGAGTCGGCACCGACGCTTCAAGTGCTTTCGGGCGGTGCGACGTGCACGGACGACAACTGCGATATCTGA
- the relB gene encoding type II toxin-antitoxin system RelB family antitoxin, translating into MSNSFRNTMCIKEANRMGMISVRLNEEDERLIRAYARSNNLSLSTLVRDAVLKRIEDEHDLKLYSEAISVHQKHSEAISFDTMVKDLDK; encoded by the coding sequence ATGAGCAATTCATTTCGTAATACAATGTGTATAAAGGAGGCTAATCGTATGGGAATGATATCTGTACGACTCAATGAGGAGGATGAGCGCCTCATTAGAGCGTATGCGAGATCTAACAACCTGTCCCTCTCGACTCTCGTTCGAGATGCTGTCTTGAAACGAATCGAGGATGAGCACGACTTAAAACTTTATAGTGAAGCGATAAGCGTGCACCAGAAGCATTCCGAAGCAATTTCATTTGATACCATGGTCAAGGACTTAGACAAGTAA
- a CDS encoding MFS transporter, whose product MWKNRNVWIILTGEFVAGLGLWLGIIGNLEFMQEKVPSDFVKALILAGGLLAGVAIGPLAGRLTDQGSKKKIMLISSIVRALSVLFMFVAIETGSVLWMVVFLVFLQGSAAFYFPALQAAIPLIVKERELLALNGVHMNVSTLSRVIGTAIAGILLTLISLRDVYALSLVAYLLLAVATWFLKIDETVAPSAKKVDAKSSGGFKDVFPIIKSIPVIFMTLVMTLIPLLFIGGFNLLVINISELQDSTAIKGWIYTAEGIAFMVGAFLIKRIGEKFSVFSILFTFSFLIGVAQLMLYFADIPVVSIAAFVLFGFSVGCFFPTAVTIFQTRMPKDYHGRFFSFRNMLDRIVFQVVLLVTGFFLDLIGLQLMVVLFGISSIAMTGAFLVYTRKHKLHIETDEAERLSS is encoded by the coding sequence ATGTGGAAAAATCGCAACGTCTGGATCATCTTGACCGGGGAGTTTGTGGCCGGTCTCGGGCTTTGGCTCGGCATCATCGGCAACTTGGAGTTCATGCAGGAGAAAGTGCCGTCTGACTTCGTCAAGGCGCTCATCCTCGCTGGCGGATTGCTCGCCGGGGTCGCCATCGGGCCTCTCGCCGGCCGTCTCACCGACCAAGGCTCGAAAAAGAAAATCATGCTCATCTCAAGTATTGTCCGGGCGCTGAGCGTCCTGTTCATGTTCGTCGCCATCGAGACGGGAAGCGTGCTGTGGATGGTCGTCTTCCTCGTCTTCCTGCAAGGGTCGGCCGCGTTTTACTTTCCGGCGCTCCAGGCGGCCATCCCGCTCATCGTCAAAGAACGGGAACTGCTCGCCTTGAACGGGGTGCATATGAACGTATCGACGCTGTCGCGTGTCATCGGGACGGCCATCGCCGGCATCTTGCTCACGCTCATCTCGCTCCGTGACGTCTACGCGCTCTCGCTAGTCGCTTATCTCCTTCTCGCCGTGGCGACGTGGTTCTTGAAGATCGACGAGACGGTCGCTCCGTCTGCGAAGAAAGTGGACGCGAAGTCGTCCGGCGGGTTCAAGGACGTCTTCCCGATCATCAAATCGATTCCGGTCATCTTTATGACACTCGTCATGACGCTCATCCCGCTCCTTTTTATCGGCGGGTTCAACTTGCTCGTCATCAACATTAGCGAGCTGCAAGATTCGACGGCGATCAAAGGATGGATTTACACGGCCGAAGGGATTGCCTTCATGGTCGGTGCGTTCCTCATCAAACGGATCGGCGAGAAATTCTCCGTGTTCTCGATCTTGTTCACGTTCTCGTTTTTGATTGGGGTCGCCCAGCTCATGCTTTACTTCGCCGACATCCCGGTCGTCTCGATCGCGGCGTTCGTCTTGTTCGGCTTCTCGGTCGGCTGCTTCTTCCCGACGGCCGTGACGATATTCCAGACACGGATGCCGAAAGACTATCACGGACGCTTCTTCTCGTTCCGGAACATGCTCGACCGCATCGTCTTCCAAGTCGTGTTGCTCGTCACCGGCTTCTTCCTCGACTTGATTGGCTTGCAGCTTATGGTCGTCTTGTTCGGGATCAGCTCGATTGCGATGACCGGCGCGTTCCTCGTCTATACGCGTAAACATAAACTGCATATTGAAACGGACGAGGCTGAACGCCTCTCTTCATAA
- a CDS encoding MBL fold metallo-hydrolase — protein sequence MKKTLLFSLMGMAAVMGTVLTQYKPLGKKPKALRSPNLVNGKFRNQIETPMRFSSDDMISMSKEYLNPDSLRKPSERLPVVPIDFSEKLGSSFTRIYWLGHSAMLVQMDGKTMLVDPMFGRSPSPLPFAKNERFSEDLPFELHDLPDIDVVLLTHDHYDHLDYATIQVIKDKVAVFIVPLGVGSHLKRWGVGAERIVERDWGETYDFGPWTFVCTPARHFSGRSLTDRNATLWASWVVLGETDRLFFSGDGGYGPHFKEIGDTYGPFDFAALECGQYDERWPDVHMQPRETAQAFRDVRADKMLPIHWGAFTLSFHAWFDPAEQMVSLLPREDVLTPKIGERITLDGRNDTTNWWRDIEDMNKR from the coding sequence TTGAAGAAGACGCTATTATTTTCATTGATGGGTATGGCCGCCGTGATGGGGACCGTGCTCACACAATATAAACCGCTCGGCAAAAAGCCGAAAGCGCTCCGGTCGCCGAACCTCGTGAACGGTAAGTTTCGGAATCAGATCGAGACGCCGATGCGGTTCTCATCGGACGACATGATCTCGATGTCGAAGGAATACTTGAACCCGGACTCGCTCCGGAAACCGAGCGAGCGGTTGCCGGTCGTCCCGATCGACTTCAGCGAGAAACTCGGCTCGAGCTTCACCCGCATCTATTGGCTAGGCCATTCGGCGATGCTCGTCCAAATGGACGGCAAGACGATGCTCGTCGACCCGATGTTCGGCCGGAGCCCGTCGCCGCTTCCGTTCGCGAAGAACGAGCGGTTCAGCGAGGATTTGCCGTTCGAGCTCCACGACCTACCGGACATCGATGTCGTCTTGCTCACGCACGACCATTATGATCATTTGGACTATGCGACGATTCAAGTGATCAAAGACAAGGTCGCCGTCTTCATCGTCCCGCTCGGCGTCGGCAGCCATTTGAAACGCTGGGGCGTCGGGGCGGAACGTATCGTCGAACGCGATTGGGGCGAGACGTACGATTTCGGCCCATGGACGTTCGTCTGCACGCCGGCCCGGCACTTCTCAGGCCGTTCGCTCACGGATCGCAACGCGACGCTCTGGGCGTCATGGGTCGTCCTCGGTGAGACGGACCGACTGTTCTTCAGTGGCGACGGTGGGTATGGACCACACTTCAAGGAGATTGGTGATACGTACGGACCGTTCGATTTCGCGGCGCTCGAATGCGGGCAATACGACGAACGTTGGCCGGACGTGCACATGCAACCGCGTGAGACGGCACAGGCGTTCCGTGACGTCCGGGCCGACAAGATGTTGCCGATTCATTGGGGTGCGTTCACGTTATCGTTCCATGCTTGGTTCGACCCGGCCGAACAGATGGTAAGTCTGTTGCCGCGCGAAGACGTGCTCACCCCGAAAATCGGTGAGCGGATCACGCTCGACGGACGGAACGACACGACCAACTGGTGGCGTGACATCGAAGACATGAACAAGCGGTGA
- a CDS encoding SCO family protein — protein sequence MERVKKWMLFGLISLMAVLAACSNEIEDPLNWEIESFNYMNQNEEMVSLDDLKGKVWMADFVFTNCETVCPPMTYNMTKLNEALVEEGVEDVQFVSFSVDPTVDTPDKIKDFMANYDLAKADWQFLTGYSQEEIEAFAQQNFKALVRKPSEGTQVDHGTSFYLVDQDGKIIKVYPGFQDVPLEDIVNDIKILQES from the coding sequence ATGGAACGTGTGAAGAAATGGATGCTTTTCGGGCTGATCAGCCTCATGGCGGTGCTCGCCGCGTGCAGCAATGAGATTGAAGACCCGCTCAATTGGGAGATCGAGTCGTTCAATTATATGAATCAAAATGAAGAGATGGTCAGTCTCGATGATTTGAAAGGGAAGGTATGGATGGCCGACTTCGTGTTCACAAACTGTGAGACGGTCTGTCCACCGATGACGTACAACATGACGAAACTCAATGAGGCGCTCGTCGAGGAAGGTGTCGAGGACGTCCAGTTCGTCTCGTTCAGCGTCGACCCGACCGTCGATACGCCAGATAAGATCAAAGATTTCATGGCCAACTATGATTTGGCGAAGGCCGACTGGCAGTTTTTGACGGGCTACTCGCAAGAAGAAATCGAGGCGTTCGCGCAACAGAATTTCAAGGCGCTCGTTCGTAAACCGTCAGAAGGTACGCAAGTCGATCACGGGACATCGTTCTATCTCGTCGACCAGGACGGGAAGATTATCAAAGTGTATCCTGGTTTCCAAGACGTACCGCTCGAGGATATCGTGAACGATATCAAGATTTTGCAGGAATCATGA
- a CDS encoding disulfide oxidoreductase — MKQSFLTRYGLYLAWLVALTATLGSLYFSEIREFVPCELCWIQRIFMYPLVILLGVAVFTDDRAVKKYVLPLSIIGGLISLYHYLVQKVPGFADIKPCVAGVPCNVQYINWFGFVTIPFLALTAFTLITLLVWRVKRN, encoded by the coding sequence ATGAAGCAGTCGTTCTTGACCCGCTACGGTCTGTATCTCGCTTGGCTCGTCGCCCTGACGGCGACGCTCGGCAGTCTCTATTTCAGCGAGATTCGCGAGTTCGTCCCATGTGAGCTCTGCTGGATTCAACGCATCTTTATGTATCCGCTCGTCATCTTGCTCGGGGTCGCCGTGTTCACGGACGATCGGGCGGTGAAGAAGTATGTATTACCGCTCTCCATCATCGGAGGTCTGATTTCACTGTACCATTATTTGGTTCAAAAAGTACCCGGTTTCGCTGATATCAAACCGTGTGTCGCTGGGGTACCGTGCAACGTGCAATACATCAACTGGTTCGGGTTCGTGACGATCCCGTTCCTTGCCTTGACGGCATTTACTTTGATCACGCTCCTCGTCTGGCGCGTGAAACGCAACTGA
- a CDS encoding DsbA family protein: MKQNKLLVVATLLAVALIAVVVVLLNRPAEQAETAAPVTAEHVSTEGQPTLGDVDAPVSVVEFGDYKCPSCKQWGETVYPKLKQDYIDTGKISFSYINVLFHGQESILASLASESVYKQDPDAFWDFHKALYDAQPASQQHDEAWVTVERLTEIASETTSVDVAKLEDDLSENSTVLEQVSHDDGLVKEHGVQFTPSIMIDGVMLEDPFDYETIERLIEQGTP; this comes from the coding sequence ATGAAACAGAACAAATTATTGGTCGTCGCGACGCTGCTTGCGGTTGCGCTCATTGCCGTCGTGGTCGTTCTCTTGAACCGGCCGGCCGAGCAAGCCGAGACGGCGGCACCGGTGACGGCGGAACACGTGTCGACGGAAGGCCAGCCGACGCTTGGTGATGTGGACGCACCCGTCTCGGTCGTCGAGTTTGGGGATTACAAATGCCCGTCTTGTAAACAGTGGGGCGAGACGGTCTATCCGAAGTTGAAGCAAGACTATATCGACACCGGAAAAATCAGTTTCAGCTACATCAACGTCCTGTTCCACGGTCAGGAGTCGATTTTGGCATCACTCGCGTCGGAGTCGGTGTATAAACAAGATCCGGACGCGTTCTGGGATTTCCATAAGGCGCTCTATGACGCGCAACCGGCGAGTCAGCAGCACGACGAGGCATGGGTCACGGTCGAGCGGTTGACAGAGATCGCGAGCGAGACGACATCGGTCGACGTGGCGAAGCTCGAGGACGACTTGAGTGAGAACTCGACGGTGCTCGAACAAGTGAGTCACGATGACGGGCTCGTCAAAGAGCACGGTGTCCAGTTCACACCATCGATTATGATCGACGGGGTCATGCTTGAAGACCCGTTTGACTACGAGACGATTGAGCGATTGATCGAGCAAGGTACACCATGA
- a CDS encoding diguanylate cyclase domain-containing protein encodes MKSFSMRLGLILALSIATLVFLLTITLTYMTSQRSAASLEAEIGERLSMTSHQLVDKLDFYMWSRYQEVQLLQGLDALNDPASSRALLDQVQTNIPAFSWMGVTDASGNVVASTNGILEGASISERPVFLNAQQEPFIGDVHEAVLLAELLPNPSGEVLQFVDISVPLVRDGTFQGVLATHLSWEWGKEVLRHFNRTLHHQSDYTDLFVVSGRDNTVLLGPDHLIGKPLPTSLKEGWHVDMWQDGTSYLTGVATGEGYEDYAGLDWSVVVRQPTEVAFAPVIELENKILWIGLIASLVTSTLGWFLASIVTRPLQRITETAALMKQGKAKTFPHQSGIHEIESLAFALESLVTSLTESETERVHYESLANRDVLTGLANRTALRHYLNEAQATRNEYVCFYIDLDGFKAVNDTYGHATGDDVLIEIAERLKRVTLDGAYPVRLSGDEFFLLFERNGRSEQAITQIGQNIIATLSEPIAIEDGTTSVGASIGASLWQTETVPHAAIERADQALYRSKANGKHQITLDETLIA; translated from the coding sequence ATGAAATCATTTTCGATGCGCCTCGGTCTCATCTTGGCGCTCAGCATCGCCACGCTCGTCTTTTTGCTCACCATCACGTTGACGTACATGACCAGTCAACGGTCCGCCGCCTCGCTCGAAGCGGAGATTGGAGAACGGTTATCGATGACGTCGCACCAGCTCGTCGACAAGCTCGACTTTTACATGTGGTCGCGCTATCAAGAAGTCCAATTGCTCCAAGGGCTCGACGCCTTGAACGACCCCGCCTCGAGCCGGGCGTTGCTCGACCAGGTCCAAACGAACATCCCCGCTTTCTCGTGGATGGGTGTGACCGACGCGTCAGGGAACGTCGTCGCCTCAACGAACGGCATATTAGAAGGGGCTTCGATCAGCGAACGACCCGTGTTTCTAAATGCACAGCAAGAGCCGTTCATCGGCGATGTCCACGAGGCTGTGTTGCTCGCCGAACTGTTGCCGAACCCGAGCGGTGAAGTCCTCCAGTTCGTCGACATCAGCGTCCCGCTCGTCCGTGATGGGACCTTCCAAGGCGTGCTCGCGACCCACCTCAGTTGGGAATGGGGCAAGGAAGTGCTCCGCCACTTCAATCGGACGCTCCATCATCAATCCGACTATACCGATTTGTTCGTCGTCAGCGGACGCGACAACACGGTGTTGCTCGGGCCTGATCACCTCATCGGCAAACCGCTTCCGACGTCTCTGAAAGAGGGCTGGCACGTCGACATGTGGCAGGACGGAACTTCTTATTTGACCGGCGTCGCCACCGGTGAAGGCTATGAAGATTACGCCGGCCTCGACTGGAGTGTCGTCGTCCGTCAACCGACCGAGGTCGCGTTCGCACCGGTCATCGAACTCGAGAATAAAATCTTATGGATCGGTCTCATCGCATCACTCGTGACGTCCACGCTCGGATGGTTCCTCGCCTCGATCGTGACGCGACCGCTCCAACGCATCACCGAGACGGCCGCTCTCATGAAACAAGGAAAAGCAAAGACGTTCCCGCACCAGTCCGGCATCCATGAGATCGAGTCGCTCGCCTTCGCCTTAGAGTCACTTGTGACATCGCTCACCGAATCCGAGACGGAACGGGTCCATTACGAGTCGCTCGCCAACCGCGACGTCTTGACCGGACTCGCTAATCGAACGGCGCTCCGACATTATTTGAACGAAGCGCAGGCAACGCGTAATGAATATGTCTGTTTCTATATCGACCTCGATGGCTTCAAGGCGGTCAATGACACGTATGGCCACGCCACGGGCGACGACGTCTTGATTGAGATCGCCGAACGGTTGAAGCGCGTGACGCTCGACGGTGCCTACCCGGTCCGGTTGAGCGGTGACGAGTTCTTCCTCTTGTTCGAACGGAATGGACGGAGCGAACAAGCAATCACACAAATCGGACAAAACATCATCGCGACTCTGTCCGAACCGATCGCCATCGAAGACGGGACAACAAGCGTCGGGGCAAGTATCGGCGCCTCGCTCTGGCAGACGGAGACGGTGCCACACGCCGCCATCGAACGGGCCGATCAAGCGCTCTATCGTTCAAAAGCGAACGGCAAGCATCAAATTACGCTCGATGAGACGCTCATCGCATAA
- the odhB gene encoding 2-oxoglutarate dehydrogenase complex dihydrolipoyllysine-residue succinyltransferase, with the protein MIEIKVPELAESITEGTVASWLKQPGDHIEKGEAIVELETDKVNIEVPADESGTLDEQLAAEGDTVQVGQVIARLSSGSGGGTAVATKTKTEAPAETAPAPTETKTEEVGEAKKVERREEHVASPGKGPIATPAARKLAREKGIDLSAIQTNDPIGRINVHDVTSHESKPASTSAPQAPKAPAAAPQPVASGKDEERIKMTRRRQTIANRLVEVQQTAAMLTTFNEIDMSAVMALRKRRQEKFIKDNDVKLGFMSFFTKAAVAALKRMPYLNAEIQGNEIVLKKYYDIGIAVSAPDGLVVPVVREADRKNFGEIEKDILHLADKARNNKLGLSDLTGGTFTITNGGVFGSLLSTPILNGPQVAILGMHSIQLRPIAIDAETMENRPMMYVALSYDHRIVDGREAVTFLKHIKDMIEDPEQLLFEA; encoded by the coding sequence GTGATCGAAATTAAAGTACCGGAATTAGCAGAGTCCATTACGGAAGGAACGGTCGCGTCGTGGCTTAAACAGCCAGGCGACCACATTGAAAAAGGGGAAGCTATCGTCGAACTCGAGACGGACAAAGTCAATATCGAGGTACCGGCCGATGAGTCGGGCACGCTCGACGAGCAATTGGCGGCCGAAGGGGACACGGTCCAAGTCGGACAAGTGATCGCCCGCCTCAGCTCAGGTTCGGGTGGCGGCACGGCCGTCGCGACGAAGACAAAGACAGAAGCACCTGCTGAGACGGCTCCAGCTCCGACTGAGACGAAAACAGAGGAAGTCGGCGAAGCGAAGAAAGTCGAGCGCCGTGAAGAGCACGTCGCGAGCCCGGGCAAAGGACCGATCGCGACACCGGCGGCCCGTAAACTGGCCCGTGAAAAAGGCATCGACTTGTCAGCCATCCAAACGAACGACCCGATTGGCCGCATCAACGTCCATGACGTGACGAGCCACGAGTCGAAACCGGCATCGACGTCAGCTCCACAAGCACCGAAAGCACCGGCAGCGGCACCGCAACCGGTGGCGAGCGGTAAAGACGAAGAGCGCATCAAAATGACGCGTCGTCGTCAGACGATTGCTAACCGCCTCGTCGAAGTGCAACAGACGGCAGCGATGTTGACGACGTTCAACGAAATCGACATGTCGGCTGTCATGGCGCTCCGCAAACGTCGCCAAGAGAAGTTCATCAAGGACAACGACGTCAAACTCGGTTTCATGTCGTTCTTCACGAAAGCGGCCGTCGCGGCACTCAAACGGATGCCGTACTTGAACGCTGAGATTCAAGGTAACGAGATCGTCTTGAAGAAATACTATGACATCGGCATCGCCGTGTCGGCTCCGGACGGCCTTGTCGTCCCGGTCGTCCGCGAAGCGGATCGCAAAAACTTCGGTGAAATCGAGAAGGACATCTTGCACCTTGCCGATAAAGCCCGCAACAACAAGCTCGGGCTGAGCGACCTCACAGGTGGCACGTTCACAATCACGAACGGTGGCGTCTTCGGCTCACTCTTGTCGACACCGATCTTGAACGGCCCACAAGTCGCCATCCTCGGGATGCACTCGATTCAACTCCGTCCGATCGCCATCGACGCGGAGACGATGGAGAACCGTCCGATGATGTACGTGGCGCTCTCGTATGACCACCGCATCGTCGATGGTCGTGAGGCTGTGACGTTCCTCAAGCACATCAAAGATATGATTGAAGATCCAGAACAGTTGTTGTTCGAAGCGTAA